In one window of Microtus pennsylvanicus isolate mMicPen1 chromosome 2, mMicPen1.hap1, whole genome shotgun sequence DNA:
- the LOC142845241 gene encoding secreted Ly-6/uPAR domain-containing protein 2-like codes for MRTFLVLLLLAVVCASLARALHCHVCCGHENCESLVECALTDKFCVITRATNPGGILVMKSCAPTCPNSTVSSDGRALSVFCCEGNQCNRSAASGLTSSLGALWASASASLLWALLRAAWTLDMAI; via the exons ATGAGGACCttcctggtgctgctgctgctggctgttgTGTGTGCTTCTCTGG CCCGGGCCCTGCACTGCCATGTGTGCTGTGGGCACGAGAACTGCGAGTCTCTCGTGGAGTGCGCCTTGACGGACAAGTTCTGTGTGATCACTCGGGCCA CCAACCCTGGTGGCATCCTGGTCATGAAGTCCTGCGCGCCAACCTGCCCCAACAGCACCGTGTCTTCCGACGGCCGtgccttgtctgtcttctgtTGTGAGGGCAACCAGTGCAACCGTAGCGCTGCTTCAGGCCTGACCAGCAGCCTTGGGGCCCTATGGGCCAGTGCCTCTGCCAGCCTACTGTGGGCGCTGCTTCGAGCTGCCTG GACCCTGGACATGGCCATCTGA
- the Slurp2 gene encoding secreted Ly-6/uPAR domain-containing protein 2 encodes MRLLFWFLLAVVLSLELATTQGMQCHICKGFGGCSHPSRCPRSSTHCVIIGTRAPISFTDLPLVTKMCYSGCPDVASLGLGPHVSIVCCQSNLCNRD; translated from the exons ATGAGGCTTCTCTTCTGGTTCCTTCTGGCCGTGGTCTTGAGCCTGGAACTAG CTACAACACAGGGCATGCAGTGTCACATCTGCAAGGGGTTTGGAGGATGTTCCCACCCGTCCAGATGCCCAAGGAGCTCCACCCACTGCGTCATCATTGGCACCC GAGCTCCCATCAGCTTCACAGACTTGCCTCTGGTGACGAAGATGTGCTACAGCGGCTGCCCTGATGTTGCCAGCTTGGGCTTGGGTCCTCACGTATCCATCGTTTGCTGCCAATCAAATCTCTGCAACAGGGACTGA
- the Ly6d gene encoding lymphocyte antigen 6D, with protein MLRMKTALLLLLALAVATSPAWALQCYVCSSSTNCMKPQTCPASSQFCKTATTVNTLSGNLVKKECADSCVSNHSQQGQISSGSWAVHCCQGDLCNGKLYSAASVRAPFSSATLGLAMSLGLLVLMALSL; from the exons ATGCTTAGGATGAAGACGGCTCTGCTACTCCTCCTTGCCTTGGCTGTGGCCACTAGCCCAG CCTGGGCGCTCCAATGTTATGTGTGCAGCAGCAGCACCAACTGTATGAAGCCTCAGACCTGCCCAGCCAGCTCCCAGTTTTGTAAAACTGCCACCACAG TGAACACTCTGTCTGGGAACCTGGTGAAGAAAGAATGTGCAGACTCGTGCGTTTCCAACCACAGCCAGCAGGGCCAGATCAGCAGCGGTTCCTGGGCCGTACATTGCTGCCAGGGCGACCTGTGCAACGGGAAGCTGTACAGCGCTGCATCTGTACGTGCCCCGTTTAGCAGTGCCACCCTGGGCCTGGCAATGAGCCTGGGCCTCCTCGTTCTTATGGCTCTCAGCCTGTAA
- the Lynx1 gene encoding ly-6/neurotoxin-like protein 1: MTSLLTVLLVVLVGLPVAQALECHVCAYNGDNCFKPMRCPAMATYCMTTRTYFTPYRMKVRKSCVPSCFETVYDGYSKHASATSCCQYYLCNGAGFPTPVTLALVPVLLATFWSLL; encoded by the exons ATGACATCCCTGCTCACGGTGCTCCTGGTGGTTCTAGTGGGCCTGCCTGTGG CCCAGGCTCTGGAGTGTCACGTGTGTGCCTACAACGGAGACAACTGCTTCAAACCCATGCGCTGCCCGGCCATGGCCACCTACTGCATGACCACTCGTACTT ACTTCACCCCGTACCGGATGAAAGTGAGGAAGTCGTGCGTACCCAGCTGCTTTGAGACCGTGTACGATGGCTACTCCAAGCATGCATCTGCCACCTCCTGTTGCCAGTACTACCTCTGCAATGGAGCTGGCTTTCCTACCCCAGTGACCTTGGCCCTGGTCCCGGTACTCCTGGCCACCTTCTGGAGCTTGCTGTGA